The Pandoraea vervacti DNA window CAATGCGCTGCCGTCGAAAAAAGACGGAAGAAGTTCTCCGTCGTCGCCTCGGCAATCTTCTGCAACGGTTCACCGCGCAAGTCGGCGATGAATTCGGCCACATGCCGTACATACCCCGGCTGATTGAGCTTGCCGCGATACGGCACCGGCGCGAGATAGGGCGAGTCCGTCTCGATCAGCATGCGATCGAGCGGCACACGACGCGCCACCTCCTGCAAATCGCGCGCGCTCTTGAACGTGACGATGCCCGAGAACGAAATGTAGAAATTCTGATCGAGCGCGCCTTCGGCAACTTCCCAACTTTCGGTGAAGCAATGCATCACGCCGGCCGGCTGCCCCGCGTCCTCCTCGCGCATGAGTCTGAGCGTGTCGTCTGCTGCGGAGCGCGTGTGGATGATGAGCGGCTTGCCCGTGGCCCGTGCGGCGCGAATGTGGGTGCGAAAACGCTCGCGTTGCCACTCCATGTCCTCGATGCTGCGGCCTTCGAGCCGGTAGTAATCGAGGCCCGTCTCGCCAATGGCGACGACCTTCGGCGTGGCCGCGAGGCGAATCAGATCGTCGACGCTCGGCTCGGGCGTGTCTTCGTAATCGGGATGCACGCCCACCGACGCGTAGACGTTCTCATGCCGGGCGGCGATCTCCAGCACCTGCGGCAGCGTCGGCAGATCAACGGAGACACACAGCGCGTGGCTGACCTTGTTCTCCTGCATGCGTGCGAGCAGCTCGGGCATCTGCTCGGCCAGTTCCGGGAAATTGATATGACAATGCGAATCGATGAACATGATGTGCGATCGGCGATCGGTGGCAGACGGTCTGCATCAAAGCGATGCCGGTCCACCGAACAACTGTTTGTATTGCAGGAAGAGCGCTTCGAGCAGCACCCGGGTATTGAGCGGGTGGTTCTGCACCTGACGCTGTTGCGCGAGTTCGCGCAGGAAGCCCAGCAGCCGGACGTCGTCGGTGGCGTCGCCACAGTGCCGCAACGCTTGCGACTGACCGGGGAAGAAACGAACGGCGCCCGCCATGCGCTCGGCGAGAACGTCGAAACACCAGCGTTGCAACGTTTCGAGAACCCCCGGCAGACTCCCCTTGTGCAGTTGCTCCGCACAGGCAAACGCGTCTATCGCGCCGCCTTGCGCCAACTGTCCCAACAGCCAGTCGCGCCAACCGCGCTCTTCCGGCTCGGCGAGCGCGCGTGCGGCAAGCGGCGCACCACCGGCCTCGGCGAGCACGGCGGCGGCCGTGGGAGCGTCCAGTCCGGCCTCGCCCATCAGCCATTGGGTCGCCTGAGCATCGTTCGGACGCGTCAGCACAAGACGACGGCAGCGCGAGAGAATCGTTGGCAGCAAACGGTCCGGTTGTGTCGTCACCAGCAGGAAAACCACCCCTTCGGGCGGTTCTTCGAGGGTCTTGAGCAGGGCGTTCGCCGCGTGCACGTTGAGCGATTCGGCCGGATACAGCAAGACGACGCGACGCCCCTGACGATGAGAGCCAAGGCTCGCGAAGTCGATCACCTCGCGCACCTGCTCGATCTTGATTTCCTTGCTGGGCGTCTTGGTTTTCTTGTCGCCATCGGCGTCCGCACGCGCTTGCGCACCCGGCAGCGTCTCGGCGAGTGCCTCGGGACAGATCGCGCGAAAGTCCGGGTGATTGCCGCTGACGAACCACTGGCACGCACCGCATGTCCCGCAAGGGAAATGCCCCTCGCGCGGCGATTCGCACAACAGTGCCTGCGCGAATGTGCGCGCAAGCGCGACTTCGCCGATACCCGGCACGGCCTGCAACAGCAGCGCGTGAGGCATCTGGGCGCGAAGATCGTTGAGTCGTGTCCAGTCCTGTGACTGCCACGGATACAGCATGTGGGCTCCTTGGCCGGATATTGCGGCAGTGGTCATGGTAGCGTCAGTGCGCTCCCCCTGCTGCCGACGGCATACCCGGAATTATGCGCGCGTCGGAAGAGATCGGGCGGTTTCGTTGGTGAGGGCGGTGAGAGCGGTGAGGGCACCGTTTCAGATGCCGACTCAGCCCGCTCGCCCTGGTCATCAGCGCTCAATGCCCGGGCAATCCCAGGCGAGCAAAAACGTTGGCGAGTTGCGCCGCAATGGTGTCGATGCTTTGCGCGGCGTCGATCAGCACGATGCGGCCCCCGGACGTCTCGGCGCGGCGCAGGTATTCCTCGCGAACACGGGTAAAGAAGGCCGCCGATTCGCGCTCGAACTTGTCCGGGGCACGCGCGCCGGCAAGTCGCGCTGCCGCAATGGCGGGATCGAGATCGAACAGGATCGTCAGATCGGGTTGGCGCTCGCCCTGCACCCAGCGCTCGAGAATCGACAGCTTCTCGCGCGACAGGCCACGCCCTCCGCCTTGATAGGCGAAAGTCGCGTCGGTGAAGCGGTCGGAGACGACCCAGTCCCCCCGTGCCAGCGCAGGCTCGATGACCTTGACCAAATGCTCTCGACGACCGGCAAACATCAGCAGCGCTTCAGTTTCGATGTCCATCGGCTCATCGAGAACGAGCTTGCGAAGCGCTTCACCCAGCGGCGTGCCGCCCGGCTCCCGCGTGGCAACGACATCGCGTCCCACGCTCGCCAGTCCTTGACGCAAGGCATCGACGAAGGCGTTGACGTGCGTGCTCTTGCCCGCACCGTCAATGCCTTCGAACGTCACGAACTTGCCCGGGGCCACGACCGGCGCGATTGGGGAATGCGTCATTGCTCACCTCGCAGATATTTGTCCACGGCGCGATTGTGCTCCTGAAGATTCGTCGAGAAATGGCTGGTGCCATCGCCGCGTGCGACGAAGTACAGCGCGTCGGTCGGCGCCGGATTGAGCGCCGCAGCCAGCGACGCCACACCCGGCAGCGCAATGGGCGTTGGCGGCAAGCCGGCCCGCGTGTAAGTGTTGTACGGCGTATCGGTCTGCAAATCGCGCTTGCGCAGACGCCCGGTGTAAAGATCGCCCATCCCGTAGATCACTGTCGGGTCCGTCTGCAACAGCATGCGCTTGCGCAGCCGGTTGACGAACACCGCAGCCACTTGCCCACGCTCCACCGCCTGCCCCGTCTCTTTCTCCACCAGCGAAGCCATGATAAGCGCCTCGTACGGCGTGGCGTACGGCAGGCCCGGTGCGCGCGAGGCCCAGGCCTCGTCCAGACGCTTCTGCATCAGGCGATAAGCACGCTTGTAAATATCGATATCGCTCGAACCTTTCGGAAAAAGGTACGTGTCGGGGAAGAACATGCCCTCGGCCTCCGCGCGATCCGCGCCCACCAGTTGCATCAGATCGGCGTCCGGCAACCCTGCGGTGTCGTGACGCAGCGCCGGGTTGGCGTCGATCTCCGAGCGCATCTTCTTGAAGGTCCAGCCTTCGATGATCGTCACGACGTACTGGTTGACATCGCCACGCGCGAGCTTGTCCATCACTTCCATCGGCGTGACGCCGGTCGCGAACTCGTAGTTGCCCGATTTGAGCTTGGTGCCCACGTCCATCACGCGCGCGAGCAGATTGAACAGCACCGGATGCACCGGCACGCCGCCCGCGCGCAGTTGCGTGGCGACGCTGCGCACCGAGCTATAGGGTTTGATCGTGACGTCGA harbors:
- a CDS encoding TatD family hydrolase produces the protein MFIDSHCHINFPELAEQMPELLARMQENKVSHALCVSVDLPTLPQVLEIAARHENVYASVGVHPDYEDTPEPSVDDLIRLAATPKVVAIGETGLDYYRLEGRSIEDMEWQRERFRTHIRAARATGKPLIIHTRSAADDTLRLMREEDAGQPAGVMHCFTESWEVAEGALDQNFYISFSGIVTFKSARDLQEVARRVPLDRMLIETDSPYLAPVPYRGKLNQPGYVRHVAEFIADLRGEPLQKIAEATTENFFRLFSTAAH
- the holB gene encoding DNA polymerase III subunit delta', producing the protein MLYPWQSQDWTRLNDLRAQMPHALLLQAVPGIGEVALARTFAQALLCESPREGHFPCGTCGACQWFVSGNHPDFRAICPEALAETLPGAQARADADGDKKTKTPSKEIKIEQVREVIDFASLGSHRQGRRVVLLYPAESLNVHAANALLKTLEEPPEGVVFLLVTTQPDRLLPTILSRCRRLVLTRPNDAQATQWLMGEAGLDAPTAAAVLAEAGGAPLAARALAEPEERGWRDWLLGQLAQGGAIDAFACAEQLHKGSLPGVLETLQRWCFDVLAERMAGAVRFFPGQSQALRHCGDATDDVRLLGFLRELAQQRQVQNHPLNTRVLLEALFLQYKQLFGGPASL
- the tmk gene encoding dTMP kinase, whose amino-acid sequence is MAPGKFVTFEGIDGAGKSTHVNAFVDALRQGLASVGRDVVATREPGGTPLGEALRKLVLDEPMDIETEALLMFAGRREHLVKVIEPALARGDWVVSDRFTDATFAYQGGGRGLSREKLSILERWVQGERQPDLTILFDLDPAIAAARLAGARAPDKFERESAAFFTRVREEYLRRAETSGGRIVLIDAAQSIDTIAAQLANVFARLGLPGH
- the mltG gene encoding endolytic transglycosylase MltG codes for the protein MSFIKRLFVLLIVAALAAGGAFYYWAQSPLQLGKPTLDVTIKPYSSVRSVATQLRAGGVPVHPVLFNLLARVMDVGTKLKSGNYEFATGVTPMEVMDKLARGDVNQYVVTIIEGWTFKKMRSEIDANPALRHDTAGLPDADLMQLVGADRAEAEGMFFPDTYLFPKGSSDIDIYKRAYRLMQKRLDEAWASRAPGLPYATPYEALIMASLVEKETGQAVERGQVAAVFVNRLRKRMLLQTDPTVIYGMGDLYTGRLRKRDLQTDTPYNTYTRAGLPPTPIALPGVASLAAALNPAPTDALYFVARGDGTSHFSTNLQEHNRAVDKYLRGEQ